A region from the Corynebacterium halotolerans YIM 70093 = DSM 44683 genome encodes:
- a CDS encoding MFS transporter produces MFSRPRPVPVLGLRANATQFTLLVVVNALVGGMVGQQQTVLPLLAEHEFGLTGYTFMFTFIAAFGVTKAAANWFAGTWSDRYGRKPILLIGWLIALPVPVMLILAPTWWWVIAANVLLGINQGLTWSTTVVMKIDLAGPARRGLAMGLNEAAGYAAVAVTSLLAGHLAEQYGLRPVPFLLGLAYAVLALGISTWWVRETRDHATLEAAGTNHPDPDAPIPVRTNRDIFLDTSIREPALSAASQAGLVNNLNFGLSWGLFPLLFATAELSLTQIGVLVALYPGVWGVGQLITGAASDRFGRKPFITSGMATQALGLAVIALSDGFTGWAIGAVVLGAGTALVYPTLLAVVGDVAHPAQRGRTVGVYRVWRDLGYAAGALLGGMVADLVGLHAAVWVAAAISAVSALVVAVRLYETHRPMGAMIPA; encoded by the coding sequence ATGTTCTCTCGTCCACGACCGGTCCCCGTGCTGGGCCTGCGGGCCAACGCCACCCAGTTCACCCTCCTGGTGGTGGTCAATGCCCTGGTCGGCGGCATGGTCGGCCAACAACAGACCGTGCTGCCCCTCCTCGCCGAGCACGAATTTGGCCTGACCGGCTACACCTTCATGTTCACTTTCATCGCCGCCTTCGGAGTGACCAAGGCCGCCGCCAACTGGTTCGCCGGAACGTGGTCGGATCGGTACGGACGCAAACCGATCCTGCTGATCGGCTGGCTGATCGCCCTGCCAGTGCCGGTGATGCTCATCCTCGCCCCGACCTGGTGGTGGGTAATCGCCGCCAACGTCCTGCTCGGAATCAACCAGGGCCTGACCTGGTCGACGACCGTGGTGATGAAAATCGACCTCGCGGGGCCTGCCCGCCGGGGCCTGGCGATGGGGCTCAACGAGGCCGCCGGCTACGCCGCAGTCGCGGTCACCTCCCTGCTCGCCGGCCACCTCGCCGAGCAGTATGGACTGCGCCCAGTGCCGTTCCTACTGGGCCTGGCCTATGCCGTCCTCGCCCTGGGCATCAGCACCTGGTGGGTGCGCGAAACCCGGGACCACGCCACCTTGGAGGCCGCTGGAACCAACCACCCCGACCCTGACGCCCCTATCCCGGTACGGACCAATCGGGATATCTTCCTCGATACCAGCATCCGCGAACCAGCCCTGTCCGCCGCCAGCCAGGCGGGACTGGTCAACAATCTCAACTTCGGCCTGTCATGGGGACTGTTCCCCCTGCTGTTCGCCACCGCAGAGCTGAGCCTGACCCAGATCGGGGTGCTCGTCGCCCTCTACCCCGGAGTGTGGGGCGTCGGACAATTGATCACCGGTGCGGCCTCCGACCGGTTTGGCCGCAAACCCTTCATCACCAGTGGCATGGCCACCCAGGCTCTTGGACTGGCGGTCATCGCTCTCAGTGACGGTTTCACCGGTTGGGCGATCGGCGCCGTCGTCTTGGGGGCAGGCACCGCTCTGGTCTATCCCACCCTGTTGGCCGTGGTCGGCGATGTCGCCCACCCCGCACAGCGGGGCCGCACGGTGGGGGTGTACCGGGTGTGGCGGGACCTCGGTTATGCGGCCGGCGCCTTGCTCGGTGGGATGGTCGCCGACCTCGTGGGCCTGCATGCTGCCGTGTGGGTGGCTGCGGCCATCAGCGCGGTCTCCGCGCTGGTGGTGGCCGTCCGGTTGTACGAGACCCACCGACCGATGGGCGCCATGATCCCTGCCTGA
- a CDS encoding sulfite exporter TauE/SafE family protein, whose product MTLTLILTLLLSILIGLSLGLLGGGGSILTVPILTYVAGMDPKEAIAASLFVVGVTSAVSAINHARNHRVKWRTGVIFGAAGMAGAFGGGLLGGHIPGTVLMIAFALMMIATSIAMIRGRKGSAGETKDRDLPLGRVILDGLVVGVITGLVGAGGGFLVVPALALLGGLSMPVAVGTSLVVITMKSFAGLAGYLTSVELDWALVGAVTVAAVLGSLLGSRLAGRIPEALLRKGFGVFVLVMGVFVLIQELFDTTGVAAIAAALVAVTAAVCWSTVPACPLRSTAAAR is encoded by the coding sequence ATGACCCTCACGCTCATCCTCACCTTGTTGTTGTCGATCCTGATCGGCCTGTCGCTCGGCCTGCTCGGCGGCGGCGGATCGATCCTCACCGTGCCCATCTTGACCTATGTCGCCGGGATGGACCCGAAAGAGGCCATCGCCGCCTCCCTGTTCGTCGTCGGCGTGACCTCCGCGGTCAGCGCGATCAACCACGCGCGCAACCACCGGGTGAAGTGGCGCACCGGCGTGATCTTCGGCGCCGCCGGCATGGCGGGTGCTTTCGGCGGCGGATTGCTCGGCGGGCACATCCCCGGGACGGTGTTGATGATCGCGTTCGCGCTGATGATGATCGCCACCTCCATCGCGATGATCCGCGGCCGCAAGGGCTCCGCGGGTGAGACCAAGGACCGTGACCTGCCCCTCGGCAGGGTGATCCTCGACGGCCTGGTCGTCGGCGTGATCACCGGTCTGGTGGGCGCGGGGGGTGGGTTCCTCGTCGTCCCCGCGCTGGCCCTGCTGGGTGGATTGTCCATGCCGGTGGCCGTGGGCACCTCCCTGGTGGTCATCACCATGAAGTCGTTTGCCGGCCTGGCCGGCTACCTCACCTCCGTCGAACTGGACTGGGCCCTGGTGGGCGCGGTCACCGTCGCCGCCGTCCTCGGCTCGTTGCTCGGATCCCGCCTGGCCGGGCGCATCCCTGAAGCACTGCTGCGCAAGGGCTTCGGCGTCTTCGTCCTGGTGATGGGCGTCTTCGTCCTCATTCAGGAGCTCTTCGACACCACCGGGGTCGCTGCTATCGCCGCCGCTCTCGTGGCCGTCACCGCAGCGGTTTGCTGGTCCACCGTTCCCGCCTGCCCCCTGCGGAGCACCGCCGCAGCCCGGTAG
- a CDS encoding rhodanese-like domain-containing protein gives MAEITVPDTQKRYTTDQVLDVREDFEVREDMIPGAIHIPMGQLGSRLGDLDKDRPIIVVCRSGNRSAAVADALNQAGYTADTMTGGMTAWQRAGLPTR, from the coding sequence ATGGCAGAAATCACCGTCCCCGACACCCAGAAGCGCTACACCACGGATCAGGTCCTCGATGTCCGGGAGGACTTCGAGGTGCGCGAGGACATGATCCCCGGTGCCATCCACATCCCCATGGGCCAGCTGGGCTCCCGGCTCGGCGACCTCGACAAGGACCGGCCCATCATTGTCGTCTGCCGCAGCGGCAACCGCAGTGCGGCGGTGGCCGATGCCCTCAACCAGGCCGGGTACACGGCCGACACCATGACCGGCGGGATGACCGCCTGGCAGCGGGCCGGCCTTCCGACCCGCTGA
- a CDS encoding rhodanese-like domain-containing protein, with protein MTPSTTITTVEPATLRQWITDHEDLVVIDVRSAAEFEALHIRGSYNVPLPLVSEHTEQLAERLGERVVLVCQSGVRAEQARQRLGAAGVETAHVLTGGVNAFAAAGGDVIRGAQRWDLERQVRLVAGSLVVTGLVGGKFLSPKLRTVAGAIGAGLTFSGVTNTCAMGKALSVMPWNKTTAAPTAAEAINQIPHPSA; from the coding sequence ATGACCCCGTCCACCACCATCACCACCGTCGAGCCGGCCACCCTGCGCCAGTGGATCACCGACCACGAGGACCTCGTCGTCATTGATGTCCGCTCGGCCGCTGAATTTGAGGCCCTGCACATCCGTGGTTCCTACAACGTGCCGCTGCCGCTGGTCTCCGAGCACACCGAACAGCTCGCCGAGCGTCTCGGTGAACGCGTGGTCCTGGTCTGCCAGTCCGGCGTCCGCGCTGAGCAGGCCCGTCAGCGTCTCGGCGCCGCCGGCGTGGAGACCGCCCATGTGCTCACCGGTGGGGTGAACGCCTTCGCCGCCGCCGGCGGTGACGTCATCCGCGGCGCACAGCGTTGGGACCTCGAACGTCAGGTGCGCCTGGTCGCCGGCTCCCTGGTCGTCACCGGCCTGGTGGGCGGTAAGTTCCTCTCCCCGAAGTTGCGCACCGTCGCCGGAGCCATTGGCGCCGGCCTGACGTTTTCCGGGGTGACCAATACCTGCGCGATGGGCAAGGCCCTGTCGGTGATGCCGTGGAACAAGACCACCGCTGCTCCCACCGCGGCCGAGGCCATCAACCAGATCCCCCACCCGTCGGCCTGA
- a CDS encoding metal-sensitive transcriptional regulator — translation MQLEPTELKPVVNRLKRAQGQLSAVVRMLEEGSECKDVVTQLSAVTKALDRAGFAIIATGLEQCLTNPDESMDKKEMEKLFLSLA, via the coding sequence ATGCAACTCGAACCCACCGAGCTCAAGCCGGTCGTCAACCGCCTCAAGCGCGCCCAGGGGCAGCTTTCTGCCGTGGTGCGCATGCTCGAGGAGGGAAGTGAGTGCAAGGACGTCGTCACCCAACTTTCCGCGGTGACCAAGGCGCTTGACCGGGCTGGGTTTGCGATCATCGCCACCGGACTCGAGCAGTGCCTAACCAATCCGGATGAGTCGATGGATAAAAAGGAGATGGAGAAGCTCTTCCTCTCCCTTGCCTGA
- a CDS encoding DUF302 domain-containing protein encodes MSYTHTVAVSLSYDDAVERTREALAEHGFGVLTEIDVRATFDKKLGADAAEAVGDYVILGACNPTLASKALAAEPELGALLPCNVVVRRGAGDDRTTIETIDPQTMVKLGESDRVREVADDADARLQAALADIAAGSDAGA; translated from the coding sequence ATGTCCTACACCCACACCGTTGCCGTGTCCCTGTCCTATGACGACGCCGTCGAACGCACCCGGGAGGCGCTCGCCGAGCACGGATTCGGCGTACTCACCGAGATCGACGTCCGTGCCACCTTCGACAAGAAGCTCGGGGCCGACGCTGCCGAGGCGGTGGGGGACTACGTCATCCTCGGCGCCTGCAACCCCACCCTGGCCAGCAAGGCCCTGGCCGCGGAACCGGAGCTCGGAGCGCTGCTGCCGTGCAACGTCGTCGTCCGCCGCGGGGCAGGGGATGACCGGACCACCATCGAGACGATTGATCCGCAGACCATGGTCAAGCTCGGCGAAAGTGACCGGGTTCGTGAGGTCGCCGACGACGCTGACGCCCGACTTCAGGCGGCGCTGGCCGACATTGCCGCCGGCAGCGATGCAGGCGCCTGA
- a CDS encoding class I SAM-dependent methyltransferase, protein MSSQDMWESRYRDDEGHAPDGVQPHPLVMEQAQALIAQAKPTGRAADDLRAVDLGSGPGRHAVALAELGMQVTAVDFAASAHELLRREATERGVADHIAPVVADVSSWQPADASRFDLVVAAYLHTDLEVLINSAHLLAPGGRLIWIAHAPDSPHGPPPEVIRDSLADYRRQLDRLDGSKWQVLRLDEYQLNAEFLDIITIVERSTS, encoded by the coding sequence ATGAGCTCTCAAGATATGTGGGAATCGCGCTACCGGGACGATGAGGGGCACGCGCCTGACGGGGTACAGCCGCACCCGCTTGTCATGGAACAAGCCCAGGCGCTTATCGCTCAGGCGAAGCCGACCGGCAGGGCGGCGGATGATCTACGCGCCGTCGATCTCGGCTCCGGGCCCGGGCGGCACGCCGTGGCGCTGGCCGAACTAGGCATGCAGGTCACCGCGGTTGATTTCGCCGCCTCGGCCCATGAGCTGTTGCGCCGGGAGGCCACCGAGCGTGGGGTCGCGGACCATATCGCACCGGTTGTGGCGGATGTCTCGTCCTGGCAACCGGCTGATGCCTCCAGATTCGACCTGGTAGTGGCGGCCTATCTGCACACCGACCTGGAGGTGCTGATCAACAGTGCGCACCTGCTGGCGCCCGGGGGTCGGCTGATCTGGATTGCCCACGCCCCTGACAGCCCACACGGCCCCCCGCCGGAGGTCATCCGCGACAGTCTCGCCGACTATCGTCGGCAGCTCGATCGCCTGGACGGATCGAAGTGGCAGGTACTGCGCTTGGACGAGTATCAGCTCAACGCTGAGTTCCTGGACATCATCACTATTGTCGAGCGTTCCACGTCGTGA
- a CDS encoding ArsR/SmtB family transcription factor: MFESFVQVLKAVANPRRLELLELMAQDEHNVEPLAHLSAMGMTTASAHLQQLKRTGLVTTRRERATVFDRMAGDGIAALYTAAKTVAVNRYPQFTRCPVSQELRHPCLGPRTGA, translated from the coding sequence ATGTTTGAGTCCTTTGTCCAGGTGCTCAAGGCGGTTGCGAATCCGCGTCGGCTGGAGCTACTGGAGCTCATGGCTCAGGACGAGCATAACGTTGAACCCCTGGCTCACCTGTCGGCCATGGGCATGACGACAGCGTCTGCGCATCTGCAACAACTCAAGCGCACCGGCCTGGTGACCACGAGGCGGGAGCGCGCCACCGTGTTCGATCGCATGGCCGGCGATGGTATCGCCGCGCTGTACACGGCGGCTAAAACAGTCGCAGTAAACCGGTACCCCCAATTCACAAGGTGTCCCGTTTCCCAGGAACTGAGGCATCCTTGTCTAGGTCCTCGGACAGGAGCGTAA
- a CDS encoding glycoside hydrolase family 15 protein: MSTPLEDYALLSDTQTAALVSRAGSIDWLCLPRFDAQATFSALLGGEQDGHWLLDIADGVVTERRYLGDTFVLETVWRSPTGRAKVTDFMPINPAGEGEHEHTVTDLIRMVECLEGEVDVRNVLRLRFDYGASDPYVRHHNVEGIEELRAIAGPNSVHVRGPRLEHHPETGCHTAVHTLRTGDAVRWVLTWSPSHFEHPPMPDHSDALEHTRKFWREWIDRLDAEGEYLEPVRRSLLVLRALTHSATGAIVGAPTTSLPEEFGGVRNWDYRYTWLRDSAMAIEVLVENDFKERAVEWRDWLLRAIAGDADRLRIMYGLGGERHLPEFELGHLAGYEDSTPVRIGNGAAEQYQSEVVGEVMVALKRLRDSGVEDGEFSWELQKAILDFQEAQFDVKDQGIWEMRGEPHHFTQGRAMMWAAFDRGVQAVEQHGLDGPVEHWRDLRERLREEILTRGFNEELNSFTQAYDNTEVDASLLMLAQIGFVDYDDPRMLGTVERIERELLDDAGFLYRYRAGSGSDGLPGEEYPFLMCSFWLVEQYAHSGRLEDAREMMDRILSVRTDLGLLSEEYSSRHQRLVGNFPQTFSHLALVRAAYAIKHPKESQY; this comes from the coding sequence TTGTCCACACCCCTGGAGGACTACGCACTCCTGTCCGACACGCAGACCGCCGCCCTGGTCTCCCGCGCGGGCAGCATCGACTGGCTGTGCCTGCCGCGTTTCGACGCCCAGGCGACCTTCTCCGCGCTACTCGGCGGTGAACAGGACGGCCACTGGCTCCTCGACATCGCGGACGGCGTGGTCACCGAGCGCCGCTACCTCGGGGACACCTTCGTCCTCGAGACCGTCTGGCGGTCCCCGACGGGCCGGGCGAAGGTCACGGACTTCATGCCCATCAACCCCGCGGGCGAGGGCGAGCATGAGCACACCGTCACCGACCTCATCCGGATGGTCGAGTGCCTGGAGGGTGAGGTGGACGTGCGCAATGTCCTGCGGCTGCGCTTCGATTACGGCGCCTCCGACCCCTACGTCCGCCACCACAACGTCGAGGGGATCGAGGAGCTGCGTGCCATCGCCGGCCCCAATTCCGTCCATGTCCGCGGCCCCCGGCTGGAGCACCACCCCGAGACCGGGTGCCACACCGCCGTCCACACGCTACGGACCGGGGACGCCGTGCGCTGGGTGCTCACCTGGTCGCCATCCCACTTCGAGCATCCGCCGATGCCGGATCACAGCGACGCGCTGGAGCACACCCGGAAATTCTGGCGGGAGTGGATCGACCGTCTCGACGCCGAGGGTGAGTACCTGGAGCCGGTCCGGCGTTCCCTGCTGGTGCTCCGCGCGCTCACCCACTCCGCCACCGGCGCAATCGTCGGTGCCCCGACCACCTCTCTTCCGGAGGAGTTCGGGGGTGTGCGCAACTGGGACTACCGCTACACGTGGTTGCGGGACTCCGCGATGGCGATCGAGGTGCTCGTGGAGAACGACTTCAAGGAACGCGCCGTCGAGTGGCGGGACTGGCTGCTGCGCGCCATCGCGGGCGACGCCGACCGGCTGCGGATCATGTACGGCCTCGGCGGTGAGCGCCACCTGCCGGAATTCGAGCTCGGGCACCTGGCCGGCTACGAGGACTCCACCCCGGTGCGCATCGGCAACGGCGCCGCCGAACAGTACCAGTCCGAGGTCGTCGGTGAGGTGATGGTGGCATTGAAGCGGCTGCGCGACTCGGGCGTGGAGGACGGGGAGTTCTCCTGGGAGCTGCAGAAGGCCATCCTCGATTTCCAGGAGGCCCAGTTCGACGTCAAGGACCAGGGCATCTGGGAGATGCGCGGCGAACCGCACCACTTCACTCAGGGCCGGGCGATGATGTGGGCCGCCTTCGACCGCGGCGTCCAGGCCGTGGAGCAGCACGGCCTCGACGGGCCCGTCGAGCACTGGCGCGACCTGCGGGAGAGGCTGCGGGAGGAGATACTGACCCGCGGCTTCAACGAGGAGCTGAACTCCTTCACCCAGGCCTACGACAACACTGAGGTCGACGCCTCCCTGCTGATGCTCGCCCAGATCGGCTTCGTGGACTACGACGACCCGCGGATGCTCGGCACCGTGGAGCGGATTGAACGGGAGCTGCTTGACGACGCTGGCTTCCTCTACCGCTACCGCGCCGGTTCCGGCTCTGACGGCCTGCCGGGTGAGGAGTACCCGTTCCTGATGTGCTCCTTCTGGCTGGTCGAGCAGTACGCCCACTCCGGTCGCCTCGAGGACGCGAGGGAGATGATGGACCGCATCCTGTCCGTGCGGACCGACCTCGGCCTGCTCTCCGAGGAGTACTCGAGCAGACATCAGCGGCTGGTCGGCAACTTCCCGCAGACGTTCTCGCACCTGGCGCTGGTCCGCGCCGCCTACGCGATCAAACATCCGAAGGAATCCCAGTACTGA
- a CDS encoding penicillin-binding transpeptidase domain-containing protein, translating to MTTRTTVRVSALLAAAALALSSCTVPWFRDAVDEFVAAFNAGDDAGAAALSDDPARAAADLEQLRAGIGGTSVELDAGGEEGEEDGATEITATWTVPNGDEATTTGTITLSEQDSDLITWDKRIFSTELNGDSRFLYSDDKTFTLPVTDRNGTDILSWTPVTVVSAGPELIPRAGGIATAIRPVVPTATGESVTAQIESGDGSPVGLFTLREEDFAVVGDALRAIEGLDLREEGRMLGPTRDTASPVDGGLRDYWSEKITADAGWTLRATSPTGTTVLGQVEPAESEPVRTTMDLGVQTAAKRALEPIEQPAAIVALSASTGGVIAVAQNDAAAALGPVSLSGLYPPGSTFKTVTTAAALERGTVAPDSTVACPATAEIDGRVIPNDGNFALGDVSMTQAFAQSCNTTQGFISQDLEPDDMRNMAARLGLGVDFTAPGMTTVTGSVPVTEPGAARVEAAIGQGEVLSSPFGLAVMEASLGNNGRMVLPTLIQGEETTADQDPEPLDPATVRALRAMMAETVDSGTAASLSDIDGLGGKTGTAEVGGNRPAHGWFAGIKGDLAFCTFVAGAESSGPAVAATGRFLRDDAVSEWR from the coding sequence ATGACCACCCGCACCACTGTCCGTGTCTCCGCCCTGCTCGCCGCCGCGGCGCTCGCGCTCTCCTCCTGCACCGTGCCCTGGTTCCGGGACGCGGTGGACGAGTTCGTCGCCGCCTTCAACGCCGGTGACGACGCCGGTGCCGCCGCGCTCAGCGACGATCCCGCCCGGGCCGCAGCCGACCTGGAGCAGCTGCGCGCGGGCATCGGCGGGACCAGCGTGGAACTGGACGCCGGCGGCGAGGAGGGCGAGGAGGACGGCGCCACCGAGATCACCGCCACCTGGACCGTCCCGAACGGCGATGAGGCCACCACCACCGGGACGATCACCCTCTCCGAACAGGACAGCGACCTCATCACCTGGGACAAGCGGATCTTCTCCACGGAGCTGAACGGGGACAGCCGCTTCCTCTACTCCGATGACAAGACCTTCACTCTGCCGGTGACCGACCGCAACGGCACCGACATCCTGTCCTGGACACCTGTCACCGTCGTCTCCGCGGGTCCGGAGCTGATCCCGCGGGCCGGGGGGATCGCCACCGCCATCCGCCCGGTCGTGCCGACCGCCACCGGTGAATCCGTCACCGCCCAGATCGAGTCCGGGGACGGCTCCCCGGTGGGGCTGTTCACCCTCCGGGAGGAGGACTTCGCCGTGGTGGGGGACGCCCTGCGGGCGATCGAGGGACTGGACCTGCGGGAGGAGGGCCGCATGCTCGGCCCCACCCGGGACACCGCCTCCCCGGTGGACGGCGGCCTGCGCGACTACTGGTCGGAGAAGATCACCGCCGACGCCGGCTGGACCCTCCGGGCCACCTCCCCCACCGGCACGACCGTCCTGGGGCAGGTGGAACCGGCGGAGAGTGAGCCCGTGCGCACCACGATGGACCTCGGGGTGCAGACGGCCGCGAAGCGGGCCCTGGAGCCGATCGAGCAGCCCGCGGCGATCGTCGCCCTCAGCGCCTCCACCGGCGGGGTCATCGCCGTCGCGCAGAACGACGCCGCCGCCGCCCTCGGCCCTGTCTCGCTGAGCGGGCTGTACCCGCCCGGCTCCACCTTCAAGACAGTGACCACCGCCGCCGCCCTCGAACGCGGCACCGTGGCACCCGACTCCACCGTCGCCTGCCCCGCCACCGCGGAGATCGACGGCCGCGTCATCCCCAACGACGGCAACTTCGCCCTCGGCGACGTCTCCATGACGCAGGCCTTCGCCCAGTCCTGCAACACCACCCAGGGTTTCATCTCCCAGGATCTGGAGCCGGACGACATGAGGAACATGGCGGCGCGCCTCGGGCTGGGCGTGGACTTCACCGCGCCCGGCATGACCACGGTGACCGGCTCCGTCCCCGTCACCGAGCCCGGCGCGGCTCGCGTCGAGGCCGCCATCGGCCAGGGCGAGGTCCTCTCCTCCCCCTTCGGGCTGGCCGTCATGGAGGCCTCCCTGGGCAACAACGGCCGGATGGTGCTGCCGACCCTGATCCAGGGTGAGGAGACCACCGCCGACCAGGACCCCGAGCCGCTCGACCCGGCGACGGTGCGGGCCCTGCGCGCGATGATGGCGGAGACGGTGGACTCCGGGACCGCCGCCAGCCTGAGCGACATCGACGGTCTCGGCGGCAAGACCGGGACCGCGGAGGTCGGGGGCAACCGGCCCGCCCACGGCTGGTTCGCCGGCATCAAGGGTGACCTGGCGTTCTGCACCTTCGTCGCTGGGGCGGAGTCCTCGGGACCGGCGGTGGCGGCCACGGGCCGTTTCCTGCGCGATGACGCGGTGTCGGAGTGGCGCTGA
- a CDS encoding serine hydrolase: MTRSLRARIGTELVAAGCDGWCWAHPVGEEAAGVGVGADSQTSISSMYKVHLLAAFCLAVDRGLLNPLDAVTLSADDGPVGTPGVGLFADPVTMSLRDLVRQMVVLSDSIAARVLQRRLPPGLVGEVVSLANLEDTTIVAPGTTESELPALPEDGSAASEAIRLLVSYPRVRQDPAAYRSVSTPRQLCRLLDWIWTGPDLTGVSRAFARTVLGQQVWGHRIPSGFPAGGVRFHGKTGTIGPVRGEVSVVAVDEEAPIVVTVITRSARSGPNLAAADAAIGRIARLLVNELRMSR, from the coding sequence ATGACCAGGAGCCTGCGGGCCCGGATCGGCACCGAATTGGTCGCCGCGGGCTGTGACGGTTGGTGCTGGGCGCACCCGGTCGGCGAGGAGGCGGCCGGCGTCGGGGTCGGCGCCGACAGTCAGACCAGCATCTCGTCGATGTACAAGGTCCACCTCCTGGCCGCCTTCTGCCTGGCTGTGGACCGCGGGCTGCTGAATCCGCTCGACGCGGTGACGCTCAGCGCGGATGACGGCCCGGTCGGGACCCCGGGAGTGGGGCTGTTCGCCGACCCCGTGACGATGAGCCTGCGGGATCTGGTGCGTCAGATGGTGGTGCTCTCCGACAGCATCGCCGCCCGGGTGCTGCAGCGGCGTCTCCCGCCGGGCCTGGTCGGGGAGGTCGTCTCCCTGGCGAATCTCGAGGACACCACGATCGTCGCCCCGGGCACCACCGAGTCCGAACTCCCGGCCCTGCCCGAGGACGGCTCCGCGGCCAGCGAGGCGATCCGGCTGCTGGTCTCCTACCCCCGGGTCCGCCAGGATCCGGCCGCCTACCGCTCGGTGAGCACCCCACGCCAGCTGTGCCGCCTGCTGGACTGGATCTGGACGGGCCCGGATCTCACCGGGGTCTCCCGTGCCTTCGCCCGGACCGTGCTCGGGCAGCAGGTGTGGGGCCACCGGATCCCCTCCGGCTTCCCCGCCGGGGGCGTGCGCTTCCACGGCAAGACCGGGACGATCGGCCCCGTGCGCGGCGAGGTTTCCGTGGTAGCCGTCGACGAGGAGGCACCCATCGTCGTCACCGTGATCACCCGTTCAGCCCGCAGCGGCCCGAACCTCGCGGCCGCGGACGCCGCGATCGGCCGCATCGCCCGGTTACTCGTCAATGAACTGCGTATGTCGCGCTGA
- a CDS encoding LysR family transcriptional regulator: protein MTTRPDSLRHWEYFVAVAEEGSVTGAAERLGLTQSPVSQGLKRLESNLGLDLIRRSATGATLTEAGRSLLPQARILVRDATELQSMAHAIADAGAEVRVGLAPSVPPGIAFDLTSALRDVGRVSVHTAEVSQLVTRVGEGRLDCAVIEDPAPTGELSRGQLHEVPRLLAGPAEKPATWAALRGHTLLDNTAAVSPAAAGRLADAFFTIGLHPETELWPDRTVLAARLGAGGAMVLLTPDQLGGLPAFPMPAAFHLRLRCVVPPQRGGAVGKRDLRDVVDRALRRSLGRLGETG from the coding sequence ATGACAACTCGACCGGATTCCCTCCGGCACTGGGAGTACTTCGTCGCCGTGGCCGAGGAGGGCAGCGTCACCGGTGCCGCGGAGCGGCTGGGGCTGACCCAGTCCCCCGTGTCCCAGGGGCTGAAACGTCTGGAGTCGAATCTCGGCCTCGACCTGATCCGCCGCTCCGCCACCGGTGCCACCCTCACCGAGGCGGGCCGGTCCCTGCTCCCGCAGGCCCGGATTCTGGTCCGGGACGCCACGGAACTGCAGAGCATGGCCCACGCCATCGCCGACGCCGGGGCCGAGGTCCGCGTGGGGCTGGCCCCCTCGGTGCCGCCGGGCATCGCCTTCGACCTCACCTCCGCGTTGCGGGACGTCGGCCGGGTCAGTGTGCACACGGCCGAGGTGTCGCAGCTGGTCACCCGGGTGGGCGAGGGCCGTCTGGACTGTGCCGTCATCGAGGACCCGGCGCCGACGGGTGAGTTGTCTCGCGGGCAGCTGCACGAGGTTCCCCGGCTGCTCGCCGGGCCCGCCGAAAAGCCCGCGACCTGGGCGGCGTTGCGGGGACACACCCTGCTGGACAACACCGCCGCCGTCAGCCCGGCGGCCGCCGGACGCCTGGCCGACGCCTTCTTCACCATCGGCTTGCACCCGGAGACCGAGCTGTGGCCGGACCGGACGGTCCTGGCCGCGCGGCTCGGTGCCGGAGGCGCGATGGTGCTGCTCACCCCCGATCAACTCGGGGGCCTGCCCGCGTTCCCGATGCCGGCGGCCTTCCACCTGCGGCTGCGGTGTGTGGTGCCGCCGCAACGGGGCGGGGCCGTCGGAAAGCGGGATCTGCGCGACGTCGTGGACCGTGCCCTGCGGCGCTCCCTCGGGCGTCTGGGGGAGACCGGATGA